A genomic window from Litoribacterium kuwaitense includes:
- the asnB gene encoding asparagine synthase (glutamine-hydrolyzing): protein MCGISGWSDWQQNVKSEEKATRTMTQTMTSRGPDASGFWSQTHISLGHRRLAVVDLAGGGQPMIKKIDHQHFALVYNGELYNTEDLRRELLNRGYSFQSHSDTEVLLISYIEWGEGCVDRLNGIFAFAIWDERKEQLFCARDRLGVKPFFYSHGDSSFVFASEIKALLTHPHVSPVVDLGSLHDVLGLGPSRSPGSGVFRDIDELRPGHVAIWSRQGLKVRRYWNVKSAPHRHDVEETAAHVKDLFLDAVERQLVSDVPLATFLSGGLDSSGITAVAADYYKKHGHNSLHTFSLDYEDNDRYFKADDFQPNSDGYWIKQMTDRFNTRHHQCVIDNQSLVSLLKEAVEFRDLPGMADIDSSLLWFCREIKKTHTVALSGECADEIFGGYPWFHRPSGEGHFPWMTSLQLREQLIRPEIRKHMDLQGYVQKQYDMTVQETPLLEGENEEETKRRQLFYINMLWFMTTLLDRKDRMSMGASLEVRVPFADHRLVEYVWNIPWDLKMHGGREKGILRKALEGVLPDDVLYRKKSPYPKTHHPAYTAAVQQWIKDICNDANAPLFDVLDRRSVEQLLEGNAEEIKTPWFGQLMKGPQLLAHLGQMNHWLETYNVRLST from the coding sequence ATGTGTGGAATTAGCGGTTGGTCAGATTGGCAACAAAATGTCAAAAGTGAAGAAAAGGCGACCAGAACCATGACACAAACGATGACCAGCCGAGGGCCGGATGCCAGTGGTTTCTGGAGCCAAACTCATATTAGCTTGGGCCATCGTCGGCTTGCTGTTGTTGATCTGGCTGGGGGCGGGCAGCCTATGATAAAAAAGATTGATCATCAGCACTTTGCCCTCGTTTATAATGGTGAGCTTTACAATACGGAGGATTTACGGAGAGAGCTCTTAAACAGGGGATACAGCTTTCAATCCCATTCTGACACAGAAGTTTTGTTGATCAGTTATATAGAATGGGGTGAAGGCTGTGTTGATCGATTGAACGGCATTTTTGCCTTTGCGATATGGGATGAGCGAAAAGAGCAGCTGTTTTGTGCTCGAGATCGCCTTGGAGTAAAACCTTTCTTTTATAGTCACGGAGATTCTTCATTCGTTTTTGCATCCGAAATAAAAGCTTTGCTAACGCATCCGCATGTGTCGCCGGTCGTAGATCTTGGTTCGCTTCACGATGTGCTCGGTCTCGGTCCATCACGGAGCCCAGGGAGTGGTGTATTTCGGGATATCGATGAGCTTCGTCCTGGGCATGTCGCTATTTGGAGCCGACAAGGCTTAAAGGTCAGGCGTTATTGGAACGTCAAAAGTGCGCCACACCGACATGATGTCGAAGAAACGGCGGCGCATGTCAAAGACTTGTTTTTGGATGCCGTCGAACGCCAGCTCGTTTCCGATGTCCCACTGGCAACTTTTTTATCAGGAGGACTTGACTCGTCAGGAATCACGGCTGTCGCTGCAGACTATTACAAAAAGCATGGACACAACTCGCTACACACATTTTCTCTCGATTACGAAGATAATGATCGGTATTTTAAAGCCGATGATTTTCAGCCGAACAGTGATGGGTATTGGATTAAGCAAATGACCGATCGGTTTAACACTAGACATCACCAGTGTGTGATCGATAACCAATCCTTGGTATCCTTACTGAAGGAAGCCGTTGAATTTAGAGACCTTCCAGGCATGGCAGATATTGATTCTTCTTTATTATGGTTCTGTCGGGAAATTAAAAAGACGCATACCGTTGCTTTGTCGGGTGAATGTGCTGATGAGATATTTGGTGGTTATCCATGGTTTCATCGTCCCTCAGGAGAAGGGCATTTTCCATGGATGACGTCTTTACAATTGCGGGAACAACTGATTCGTCCTGAAATCCGTAAGCATATGGATTTGCAAGGCTACGTACAGAAGCAATATGACATGACCGTTCAAGAAACGCCGCTTTTAGAAGGGGAAAATGAGGAGGAAACGAAGCGTCGCCAATTGTTTTATATCAATATGCTTTGGTTTATGACGACACTGCTTGATCGAAAAGACCGGATGAGTATGGGAGCCAGCTTAGAAGTTCGCGTGCCTTTTGCTGATCATCGCCTCGTTGAGTATGTGTGGAACATTCCTTGGGATCTGAAAATGCACGGTGGGAGAGAAAAAGGAATTTTAAGAAAAGCACTTGAAGGGGTTTTGCCTGATGATGTGCTTTATCGGAAAAAAAGTCCATATCCGAAAACCCACCACCCAGCATATACAGCGGCTGTCCAGCAATGGATAAAAGATATTTGCAATGATGCCAATGCTCCGTTATTCGATGTATTGGATAGACGTTCGGTAGAACAGCTTTTAGAGGGGAATGCAGAGGAAATAAAGACGCCTTGGTTTGGTCAATTAATGAAGGGACCACAGCTACTTGCTCATCTAGGACAGATGAATCATTGGCTTGAAACATATAACGTACGTTTATCGACGTAA
- a CDS encoding spore germination protein produces MPAIVGAIKINSVGSSGVFHVGDVFSIAPKSSNKTFSGAGSFNTGNGITVSSYQSATNTFDSDLSDQNIAGNL; encoded by the coding sequence ATGCCAGCTATTGTCGGTGCAATTAAAATCAATTCCGTTGGCTCAAGTGGTGTTTTTCATGTCGGTGACGTGTTTTCCATTGCGCCTAAAAGCTCAAATAAGACATTTTCAGGGGCAGGTTCATTTAATACAGGTAATGGTATTACTGTATCCAGTTATCAAAGTGCTACGAATACGTTCGACAGTGATTTATCCGATCAAAATATTGCAGGTAATTTATAG
- a CDS encoding spore germination protein GerPB produces MRLHIHQSIVINSIRIEGLTNSSVFQIGTTGQIQALSNLYNTGGYTEPAPLPGEIAQEPPFVPLQPPAP; encoded by the coding sequence GTGCGCCTACACATCCATCAAAGCATTGTGATTAACTCCATTCGAATCGAAGGGCTTACCAACTCCTCCGTTTTTCAAATCGGCACAACAGGACAAATTCAAGCGCTCAGTAATTTATACAATACGGGAGGATACACTGAACCAGCTCCGTTACCTGGTGAGATTGCTCAAGAACCGCCCTTTGTCCCTTTACAACCCCCTGCTCCCTAA
- a CDS encoding DeoR/GlpR family DNA-binding transcription regulator — MNLVLMYDRHEKIMELLRKNKSLKVSTVTKTFGVSTETIRRDLEFLEKEGYLRRVRGGAVIDDLNSPEENFTFRETKYIDEKREIADIATRYVSEGQSIALDVSTTNTEFARALKEKFQRLTILTNSLLIANELAEMPNYTIILPGGVLRNDELCMVGHLTEDFFKGFSIDTFFMSISGISLIEGLTDYGMGEFQVKMKMLESSRNCVVLADSSKFDVASLLRVCHFDRVDRIITDSKLSEKVLKKYTSEGIEIVNG; from the coding sequence GTGAATCTAGTGTTAATGTATGACCGTCATGAGAAAATCATGGAGTTATTGCGGAAAAATAAATCATTAAAAGTGTCAACAGTCACTAAAACTTTCGGTGTCTCGACGGAAACCATTAGAAGAGATTTAGAGTTTTTAGAAAAAGAAGGTTATTTACGTAGGGTGCGCGGGGGTGCTGTTATTGATGATTTAAACAGCCCAGAAGAAAATTTTACTTTCCGAGAAACAAAGTATATTGATGAAAAAAGAGAGATTGCTGACATTGCTACACGCTATGTTTCTGAAGGGCAATCGATTGCGTTAGATGTGAGTACGACAAATACGGAGTTTGCGAGAGCTTTAAAGGAAAAATTTCAACGATTAACGATTTTAACCAACTCATTATTGATTGCAAACGAGCTTGCTGAAATGCCTAATTACACGATCATTTTACCAGGCGGTGTGCTAAGAAATGATGAATTGTGTATGGTAGGGCATTTGACGGAAGATTTCTTTAAGGGCTTTAGTATTGATACATTCTTTATGAGTATTAGTGGGATTTCGTTAATTGAAGGGTTAACCGATTATGGGATGGGTGAATTTCAAGTTAAAATGAAAATGCTCGAAAGCTCTAGGAACTGTGTCGTTTTAGCTGATAGTAGCAAGTTTGATGTAGCTTCCTTACTAAGAGTTTGCCATTTCGATCGTGTTGATCGTATTATTACCGATTCTAAATTGTCAGAGAAAGTTTTGAAAAAATATACAAGTGAAGGCATTGAGATCGTGAACGGTTGA
- a CDS encoding HAD family hydrolase, whose protein sequence is MGIKGILFDKDGTLLQFGTVWIKVMNEVIDDILDVIGETGNKALKNRLCLAIGLNDDKVDEKGLLASGTTVDMAQAFQAILPENIPFLEQWMADKIYVKTQESIDCVKPVCDLSALFSALKQKGMIIGIATADDFDTTVLCLKHLGVQNDIQFLGTSDLFEKKPSSQIVDKFCEQFGLENEEIAFVGDTLVDLQTAKNGEVGHGIGVLSGVGSERELQSLADFVIPNIEYLINGDDKFIWESELEGKKEATYTP, encoded by the coding sequence TTGGGAATTAAAGGTATTCTATTTGATAAAGATGGTACTCTATTACAATTTGGTACTGTATGGATTAAAGTGATGAACGAGGTCATCGATGACATCCTCGATGTAATTGGTGAGACGGGGAATAAAGCGCTAAAGAACCGATTATGTCTAGCTATTGGGTTAAATGATGATAAGGTTGACGAAAAAGGGCTTTTGGCAAGTGGAACAACCGTTGATATGGCACAGGCTTTTCAAGCCATTTTACCAGAAAACATACCCTTTTTGGAGCAATGGATGGCCGACAAAATATACGTCAAAACCCAAGAATCCATCGATTGTGTTAAGCCTGTTTGCGACCTATCAGCACTATTTTCAGCTCTGAAGCAAAAGGGAATGATCATTGGAATAGCTACAGCTGATGATTTTGATACGACGGTTTTATGCTTAAAGCATCTAGGCGTTCAAAATGACATTCAATTTTTAGGGACGAGTGATCTTTTCGAGAAGAAACCAAGCTCGCAAATTGTAGATAAGTTCTGCGAACAATTTGGTCTGGAAAATGAAGAGATCGCTTTTGTAGGCGATACTCTCGTAGATTTACAAACAGCTAAAAATGGTGAAGTCGGGCACGGTATTGGTGTTTTGTCAGGTGTTGGTTCTGAGCGGGAGCTACAATCTTTAGCTGACTTTGTCATTCCAAACATCGAGTATTTAATCAATGGTGACGATAAGTTTATATGGGAGTCGGAACTGGAAGGTAAGAAGGAAGCAACATACACTCCATAA
- a CDS encoding PhnE/PtxC family ABC transporter permease: MAFGEPTSIEPNRGPNKSKLTIVKPFNKASFIIGMTLLVLVALTIYGFLTFDYKGVSLIEGVLLTLDNFKTMFTEPRLSSFTFTEGLYQVTITIGLAMLSTLIGAVVSLFLGLFAAQNLTSPRISNIIKVFISFIRAIPTVLWVLIFAVAAGLGSVAAVIGMTFHSVGYLIKAYSESFEEIDEGVIEALKGSGANWWQIVFQAVIPSSITYLISWTFLRFEINFGVAVAMGAAAGAGGIGFDMFMASSFYLDLHEVGAITLYILTFAVLLEIVAVRIKRHLQSN, translated from the coding sequence ATGGCTTTTGGCGAACCTACGAGCATTGAACCGAATCGTGGTCCAAATAAATCAAAACTAACGATCGTTAAACCCTTCAATAAAGCGTCCTTTATCATTGGAATGACTTTACTTGTTTTAGTCGCACTCACAATCTATGGATTTTTAACTTTTGATTATAAAGGTGTAAGTTTAATTGAAGGGGTTTTATTAACATTAGATAATTTTAAAACGATGTTTACTGAACCACGATTAAGCAGCTTTACTTTTACGGAAGGACTCTATCAAGTCACAATTACGATCGGCTTAGCTATGCTTTCGACTTTGATAGGTGCGGTTGTTTCTCTATTTTTAGGGTTGTTTGCAGCTCAAAACTTAACGTCACCGAGAATTTCTAATATCATTAAAGTTTTTATCTCATTTATCCGCGCAATCCCAACGGTACTTTGGGTGTTAATCTTTGCAGTAGCTGCCGGTTTGGGAAGTGTGGCGGCTGTCATTGGGATGACGTTCCACTCTGTCGGTTATTTGATTAAAGCGTATTCGGAATCGTTTGAGGAAATTGATGAAGGGGTCATTGAAGCATTAAAGGGAAGCGGAGCCAATTGGTGGCAAATTGTTTTCCAAGCAGTCATACCATCCTCCATTACTTATCTCATCTCATGGACGTTTCTACGATTTGAAATTAACTTTGGCGTAGCTGTTGCGATGGGAGCTGCTGCCGGAGCCGGTGGAATCGGTTTTGATATGTTTATGGCAAGTAGCTTTTACTTAGATTTACATGAAGTTGGAGCCATTACACTATACATTTTAACATTTGCTGTTTTACTTGAAATTGTTGCGGTGAGAATCAAAAGACATTTGCAAAGCAATTAA
- the tatC gene encoding twin-arginine translocase subunit TatC: protein MRQKKMNVIGHLDELRKRLIITLGAFIVFFIAGFIFVKDIYNWIVQDFPIQLAVLGPGDILWVYLMLSSVVAIAVTIPVAAHQVWLFVRPALEGDERKATLAYIPALFILFILGLCFGYFLIFPIVFNFLLSLSEDMFMNFFTAEKYFRFLINMTLPFGFLFELPAVIMFLTNIGILNPYRLQKIRKYAYFILVVISVLITPPDFLSDILVIIPLLFLYECSVLLSKVVYRKKLKVTDLDGKIGV, encoded by the coding sequence ATGAGGCAAAAGAAAATGAATGTGATTGGACATTTAGATGAGTTGCGTAAAAGGCTAATCATTACTTTAGGAGCGTTTATTGTATTTTTTATCGCGGGGTTTATTTTCGTCAAAGATATTTACAATTGGATTGTTCAAGACTTTCCGATTCAATTAGCTGTTTTAGGCCCCGGGGACATCTTATGGGTATATCTCATGCTTTCTAGTGTGGTAGCGATTGCTGTAACGATTCCTGTAGCAGCGCATCAAGTGTGGCTCTTTGTTCGCCCAGCTTTAGAAGGTGACGAACGAAAAGCAACATTAGCCTACATCCCTGCACTGTTTATCTTATTCATTTTAGGGTTATGTTTCGGGTATTTTCTCATCTTTCCAATTGTCTTCAATTTCCTGCTTTCTTTATCAGAAGATATGTTTATGAACTTTTTTACAGCAGAGAAGTATTTTCGTTTTCTGATCAATATGACGCTACCATTTGGATTTTTATTTGAACTCCCAGCGGTGATCATGTTTTTAACAAACATTGGCATTTTAAACCCTTATCGCCTACAAAAAATAAGAAAATATGCGTACTTTATTCTTGTGGTAATATCTGTACTCATTACACCACCTGATTTTCTGTCGGATATTCTCGTGATTATCCCATTACTTTTTCTATATGAATGCAGTGTGCTGCTTTCCAAGGTCGTTTACCGTAAGAAACTCAAAGTAACTGACTTAGATGGGAAAATAGGAGTTTGA
- a CDS encoding fumarylacetoacetate hydrolase family protein, giving the protein MKWMQGVINGVSFVGVELEDGRLLDVGRATYALSPESQLPSSLLECLEHYDVEGIVSKLLSFDFETLRYYAYDPGEVALQPPLTNPYKHVLCIGKNYADHVTEMTKDASLPEAPVVFTKGPGTIIGHQSPIPAHSSVTAALDYEGELAVVIGKKGRAINQEDAFTHVFGYTILNDVTARDLQTKHKQFYLGKSLDGTCPIGPYVISKDAIPDVTKLTIETRVNGELRQRGSLKDLIFDIPTIIAELSKGMTLVPGDIIATGTPAGVGKGMNPPMFLRQGDTVAITIAGIGELVNTVK; this is encoded by the coding sequence ATGAAATGGATGCAAGGCGTCATCAATGGAGTATCGTTTGTTGGTGTAGAACTAGAAGACGGACGTTTGCTAGATGTAGGACGAGCAACATATGCGTTGTCGCCTGAAAGCCAATTACCCTCTAGTTTATTGGAATGTTTGGAGCATTATGATGTGGAGGGAATTGTTTCTAAGCTCCTCTCCTTTGATTTTGAGACACTTCGTTATTATGCGTACGACCCTGGGGAGGTTGCTTTGCAGCCGCCATTAACAAATCCATACAAACATGTGTTATGTATAGGCAAAAACTATGCAGACCATGTGACGGAAATGACAAAAGACGCGTCGCTCCCTGAAGCACCCGTAGTATTTACAAAAGGTCCGGGTACGATCATTGGTCATCAATCCCCCATTCCAGCGCATTCTAGTGTGACAGCTGCGCTCGACTATGAAGGAGAGCTTGCGGTGGTTATTGGGAAAAAAGGCCGAGCGATCAATCAAGAAGATGCTTTTACACACGTTTTTGGTTATACGATTTTAAATGATGTGACGGCGAGAGATTTACAAACGAAACATAAGCAGTTTTATTTAGGTAAAAGTTTAGATGGGACTTGTCCGATCGGACCATATGTGATTTCAAAAGATGCGATCCCAGATGTCACTAAACTGACCATTGAAACAAGAGTCAATGGAGAGCTTCGGCAACGAGGTTCGCTCAAAGATTTAATATTTGACATTCCAACAATTATTGCGGAGCTGTCAAAAGGGATGACTCTTGTACCAGGAGATATCATTGCAACAGGTACGCCAGCGGGTGTCGGAAAAGGGATGAACCCACCGATGTTTTTACGGCAAGGAGATACAGTAGCGATTACGATTGCTGGAATTGGAGAGTTGGTCAATACCGTAAAATAG
- a CDS encoding twin-arginine translocase TatA/TatE family subunit: MPLNIGIPGLILVLVIALIVFGPSKLPELGRAVGSTLKEFKKSTRDLVSDDELEKDQPNQKTEKSI; encoded by the coding sequence ATGCCATTGAACATCGGAATTCCCGGTTTAATCCTCGTGCTCGTGATTGCTCTCATTGTTTTTGGTCCTTCAAAATTACCAGAGCTTGGTCGTGCTGTCGGATCAACTTTAAAAGAATTTAAAAAATCTACGAGAGACTTAGTTTCAGATGATGAACTAGAAAAAGACCAACCGAATCAGAAGACCGAAAAAAGCATCTGA
- a CDS encoding PhnE/PtxC family ABC transporter permease, whose amino-acid sequence MLQDKFFLRKRIQSILLITVLLAITYGAIIITEYDIVHGFTSFPKAIAWGLTNFYPTEASLEKLPNIMEKLIETVLISVAAATLASIFALVFSLFGSKTTQLNGFMSTISRGIATLFRNIDVAVWSLILLFSFGQSALTGFFALFFVSFGFLTRAFIETIDEVGGGSVEALQATGASYTSTIAHSVIPSSIPQMMSWLLFMVETNIRSATLVGILTGTGIGFSFDLYYKGLDYNSASLVVIVILLTILCLEIISNYVRRVIL is encoded by the coding sequence ATGCTACAGGATAAATTCTTTTTACGAAAAAGGATCCAATCAATCCTCCTCATTACCGTTTTATTAGCGATAACTTATGGGGCAATCATCATTACAGAATATGATATTGTTCACGGCTTTACCTCTTTTCCAAAAGCCATCGCCTGGGGGCTGACAAATTTTTATCCAACTGAAGCTTCATTAGAAAAGCTTCCTAACATTATGGAAAAGTTGATCGAGACAGTGCTTATATCGGTAGCAGCTGCAACGTTGGCTTCCATATTTGCATTAGTCTTCTCTTTATTTGGTTCTAAAACGACTCAATTAAATGGTTTTATGAGTACAATCAGCCGAGGAATCGCTACGTTGTTCCGTAACATCGACGTTGCTGTTTGGTCATTAATCCTCCTTTTCTCATTTGGGCAAAGTGCTTTAACAGGGTTTTTTGCTCTGTTTTTTGTCTCATTTGGTTTCTTAACACGTGCATTTATTGAAACAATCGATGAAGTCGGTGGTGGTTCTGTTGAAGCGCTACAAGCAACAGGAGCAAGCTATACGTCGACGATCGCTCATTCCGTTATTCCGTCAAGTATTCCGCAAATGATGAGCTGGCTGCTTTTTATGGTCGAAACAAACATTCGGAGTGCGACGTTAGTCGGAATTTTAACGGGAACAGGCATCGGTTTTTCGTTTGATCTCTATTATAAAGGCTTAGACTACAACTCAGCGAGCTTAGTCGTTATCGTTATTTTATTAACAATCTTATGTTTAGAGATCATTTCAAACTATGTGAGAAGGGTGATTTTGTAA
- the phnC gene encoding phosphonate ABC transporter ATP-binding protein, with protein sequence MNSLLQLNQVSKDYGNNTLALSDVNFSVNEGEFVSIIGPSGAGKSTLLRTINRMIDASRGEVIFDGTDMMKLKKRELRKARTKVGMVFQHYNLVNRLSVIENVLHGRLGYKSTLTGILGLYTVEEKEQAMKILKLLGLEEQMYKRSDQLSGGQKQRVGIARALVQNPKMLLCDEPIASLDPSSSKIIMDYLKEISTTMGITVLTNLHQVDVALKYSDRIIGVSKGQIVYNGSPDNITVDQIHQIYGSEAGDLLMEAGGAEGQHATG encoded by the coding sequence ATGAATTCATTACTACAATTAAATCAAGTGAGTAAGGACTACGGCAATAATACACTCGCTTTATCTGATGTGAACTTTTCAGTGAATGAAGGTGAGTTTGTTTCTATTATTGGTCCGTCGGGAGCGGGGAAATCAACGCTTCTTCGGACAATTAATCGCATGATCGATGCGAGTCGTGGAGAAGTCATTTTTGACGGAACGGACATGATGAAATTAAAAAAACGAGAGCTGAGAAAGGCACGTACTAAAGTTGGAATGGTGTTTCAACATTATAACTTAGTCAACCGTTTAAGCGTCATTGAAAATGTTCTTCACGGTAGATTAGGTTATAAATCTACGCTTACAGGAATCTTAGGTTTGTATACGGTTGAAGAAAAAGAACAGGCCATGAAAATTTTAAAGCTTCTCGGTTTAGAAGAGCAAATGTATAAACGTAGTGACCAGCTCAGTGGTGGGCAAAAACAGCGCGTCGGTATTGCGCGCGCATTAGTACAAAATCCAAAAATGTTACTTTGTGACGAGCCCATTGCTTCGTTAGATCCAAGCTCATCAAAAATCATTATGGATTATTTAAAAGAAATTTCAACAACGATGGGTATTACAGTCTTAACCAACTTGCACCAAGTGGATGTTGCCTTAAAGTATTCAGACCGGATCATTGGGGTCAGCAAAGGGCAAATTGTTTACAATGGATCGCCTGATAATATTACTGTTGATCAAATTCATCAAATTTACGGGTCAGAAGCTGGTGATCTTTTGATGGAAGCAGGAGGTGCAGAGGGACAACATGCTACAGGATAA
- a CDS encoding metallophosphoesterase family protein, with translation MSDNKPQKGTKVTNSIFENEMDRRTFIQKTSKVAGATLGLTLLGTLNSLPAGAASKSSVMKSNGKGPDLVFPVISDVHINPQGGGLNYFQNTLEQLNREVPNQDAFIVNGDLTDYGTVEEYDHFMNLYNQYRQTNAESMFTIGNHEYWNDLSAEGSQQRFCDKTNMESIYVHKVIKGYHFILLGTETIQGQYSGKQIEWLKKRLEKANADDWKKPIFVFHHFPLEGTIYGSQYSYDNNEILYNALKPYPQVISFSGHTHYPLDDPRIIHQKDFTSIGSSTGSYIWLDKGRIQGEVPVGASFLNQALIVEVHKNKVIIKRRDIHNDDWTGEPFEIRYPAKTNKFKYNEHLDKKAPFFTRDAMVSIDPEMTTLTSLGILVNQATDDLNVHDYKIVARDVETGEVANEFLAFSEFYKDPVPNPLPLPVRGLKPNTTYEIEVHAIDSYEKVSQNSLKVLGKTVKGDEVKITLSKETLNGTEGVLDVIVEHVRTPQNDWIGVYEEDVTPGTGLPSIWWMYTQPENGKLSLTYDPKENKYPDRFKEGVTYKMVYFYGSGYDAVASATFSVRSAE, from the coding sequence ATGAGCGACAACAAACCGCAAAAAGGTACGAAGGTGACAAACAGTATATTTGAAAATGAAATGGATCGCCGTACTTTTATTCAAAAGACATCGAAAGTCGCTGGAGCTACTCTTGGATTAACACTATTAGGAACATTAAATAGTCTTCCTGCAGGAGCTGCTTCAAAGTCTTCTGTGATGAAATCAAATGGTAAGGGGCCAGATTTAGTATTTCCAGTTATTAGTGATGTGCATATTAACCCACAAGGTGGCGGTTTAAACTATTTTCAAAACACATTAGAACAACTTAACAGAGAAGTCCCCAATCAAGATGCTTTTATTGTCAATGGTGATTTAACAGATTATGGGACAGTAGAAGAATACGATCACTTTATGAACCTCTACAATCAATATAGACAAACAAACGCTGAATCAATGTTTACTATTGGTAACCATGAATATTGGAATGATTTATCAGCGGAAGGTTCTCAACAGCGGTTTTGCGACAAAACAAACATGGAGTCTATTTATGTCCATAAGGTCATTAAAGGCTATCATTTTATTCTCCTCGGTACGGAAACTATTCAAGGACAATATTCAGGAAAGCAAATTGAATGGTTGAAAAAAAGGCTTGAAAAAGCTAATGCGGACGATTGGAAAAAGCCAATCTTTGTTTTCCATCACTTCCCGTTAGAAGGCACGATTTATGGAAGTCAGTATAGTTATGACAACAACGAAATTTTATATAATGCATTAAAACCATACCCACAAGTCATCTCTTTTTCTGGTCATACGCATTATCCTTTAGACGACCCAAGAATTATCCATCAAAAAGATTTTACTTCTATCGGGTCTTCAACAGGTTCGTACATATGGCTTGATAAAGGGAGGATTCAAGGAGAAGTACCCGTGGGCGCAAGTTTCTTAAATCAAGCTTTGATTGTAGAGGTTCATAAAAACAAAGTCATCATTAAGCGACGTGATATTCATAACGATGATTGGACTGGGGAGCCATTTGAGATTCGTTACCCTGCTAAGACGAACAAATTTAAATATAACGAGCATCTCGATAAAAAAGCACCTTTTTTTACAAGAGATGCGATGGTGTCTATTGATCCAGAGATGACGACGTTGACAAGCTTAGGCATTTTGGTGAACCAAGCGACCGACGATCTTAATGTTCATGATTATAAAATCGTAGCGAGGGATGTAGAAACAGGAGAAGTGGCGAATGAGTTTCTTGCTTTTTCTGAATTCTATAAAGATCCAGTACCTAACCCATTACCATTACCAGTTAGAGGGTTAAAGCCTAATACAACTTATGAGATTGAAGTTCATGCAATCGATTCTTATGAAAAAGTTAGTCAAAACTCATTAAAAGTGTTAGGAAAAACGGTAAAAGGTGATGAGGTCAAAATCACTTTATCAAAAGAAACACTTAACGGAACGGAAGGTGTGCTTGACGTTATTGTAGAACATGTAAGGACTCCGCAAAATGACTGGATTGGAGTATACGAAGAAGACGTTACTCCTGGTACCGGCCTCCCTTCCATTTGGTGGATGTATACGCAGCCTGAAAATGGAAAGCTATCATTGACGTACGATCCAAAAGAAAACAAATATCCAGACAGATTTAAGGAAGGCGTTACGTATAAAATGGTTTACTTCTATGGCAGTGGCTATGATGCTGTAGCTTCAGCGACATTTTCGGTTAGAAGTGCCGAGTAA